TAGGCAACACGTCACTGATGCGTGCAGCATTGGAGTGTGCTCACCGAGGCTGGGGACAATCCATCATCATTGGAGTTGCGGGTGCAGGGCAAGAGATTTCCACGCGCCCTTTTCAACTTGTGACAGGGCGGGTTTGGAAAGGCTCTGCTTTTGGTGGAGTTAAAGGACGCACTGAACTTCCTAAGTATGTCGACCAGTATATGTCTGGAGAGATCAACTTGGATGATATGGTCACTTTCACAATGCCTCTTGCAGACATCAACAAAGCTTTTGATTATATGCACGAAGGGAAAAGCATTCGTACTGTCATTAAGATGGCAGATTAAAGAAGAGGTAAAAGTATGAATCTTACACCTATAAAAACCCATAAGACTTGCGCAGGACTGACTCAGTTTTGGGAGCATGAGTCTGTGTCTACCGCGACAAAAATGAAGTTCTCCACTTTTATTCCCAGCGGAGCCGTGAAGGGGTGTGTGATCTGGTTATCTGGACTGACCTGCACAGAAGAGAACTTCATCACTAAAGCAGGAGCACAAAAGTACCTAGAAGAGCAGGAACTTATGGTGATTTGTCCAGACACCTCGCCTCGTGGTCTGGATTTACCGCAAGAGCATGAGTCTTATGATTTTGGCTCAGGTGCTGGATTTTATATAGATGCGACTACGATAGGATATAAAGATCACTATAAGATGTTTACGTATATAAGTGAGGAACTCCATTCTTTAATCCAAAAGCAGTTTGGTATTGCAGAAAATAAGATTTCGATTATGGGACACTCAATGGGTGGTCATGGTGCATTAGTGATAGGTCTTAGATACCCTGATAAGTTCCAGTCTATTTCTGCATTTGCTCCGATTGCTAACCCCATTTTTTGTCCATGGGGACAAAAGGCTTTTTTGGGTTATTTAGGTAACACGGAATCTTTGTGGACAACTTATGATGCCACAGCTTTAGTGCAATCAGGCAAGCGACACCCACAATTGATTTTGATTGATCAAGGCACCCAAGATGAGTTTTATAAATCTGGACAGTTATTGCCAGAGCATTTTCAAGTGGCCTGCCAAGACCATGATCAACCTGTGCAACTGCATTTACAA
This window of the Pseudobdellovibrionaceae bacterium genome carries:
- the fghA gene encoding S-formylglutathione hydrolase — translated: MNLTPIKTHKTCAGLTQFWEHESVSTATKMKFSTFIPSGAVKGCVIWLSGLTCTEENFITKAGAQKYLEEQELMVICPDTSPRGLDLPQEHESYDFGSGAGFYIDATTIGYKDHYKMFTYISEELHSLIQKQFGIAENKISIMGHSMGGHGALVIGLRYPDKFQSISAFAPIANPIFCPWGQKAFLGYLGNTESLWTTYDATALVQSGKRHPQLILIDQGTQDEFYKSGQLLPEHFQVACQDHDQPVQLHLQEGYDHSYYFISTFIESHIKHHAQFIKRSI